A part of Drosophila bipectinata strain 14024-0381.07 chromosome 3L, DbipHiC1v2, whole genome shotgun sequence genomic DNA contains:
- the fal gene encoding deoxynucleoside triphosphate triphosphohydrolase SAMHD1 homolog codes for MLVSAVVQPPPRPPSDSTNSRLPLIHHHQQKKASENAREAMLIEDEVHGVIELPSHIQEIVEHPLFQRLKKVNQLGLIPLSLNKNANHKRYDHCLGTYKSAQDHLRAIERNSHYEPKLPQWCRQAVEIAALLHDIGHGPMSHVWERLCDHEFDHEENALVCVDRIFEEACSEELVSLRDYGSGRGVQLIKALILGCSDSLSFPMMSHNYIFDIVHNSRCGLDVDKWDYLRRDNKRLKLLSSKEMDFDDVFLKARISADGQRIEYRYQDYHRIYRLFEARFRLHVEMYQHPLICAMDSIFAELVARVTPEKLNIRSESPEWLDLHDENILKLVECDPMAIYLQEPRKVVEVPSDGFQGKNILKVQRKIPGPGFNMQNEDFAFFGNKRNKRKIDQCLETTIISKIYKLL; via the exons ATGCTCATCGAGGATGAAGTGCACGGTGTAATAGAACTTCCTAGTCATATACAGGAAATAGTGGAGCATCCATTGTTCCAGCGTTTGAAGAAGGTTAACCAACTGGGCCTTATACCATTGTCCCTTAACAAGAATGCTAATCACAAGCGCTACGATCACTGCCTTGG AACATACAAGAGTGCCCAGGACCACCTAAGAGCCATCGAACGAAACTCACACTATGAGCCAAAACTACCACAATGGTGTCGTCAAGCTGTGGAAATAGCTGCTCTACTTCACGATATTGGCCATGGGCCAATGTCACATGTTTGGGAACGTCTTTGTGATCATGAATTTGAT CACGAGGAGAATGCACTAGTTTGTGTGGATCGAATTTTcgaggaagcttgtagcgagGAGCTGGTCTCCTTAAGGGACTATGGAAGTGGACGAGGAGTGCAGCTAATAAAGGCTTTAATTCTCGGCTGCAGCGATTCTTTATCATTTCCCATGATGAGCCATAACTACATCTTCGACATTGTTCATAATAGTCGTTGTGGTCTGGATGTGGATAAGTGGGATTACCTGAGGCGGGATAACAAGCGTCTGAAATTACTTAGCTCCAAAGAAATGGATTTTGATGATGTATTTCTGAAGGCACGCATTTCAGCGGACGGCCAACGTATTGAATATCGTTATCAAGACTACCATCGTATCTATCGTTTGTTTGAAGCCAGATTTCGACTCCATGTGGAAATGTACCAGCATCCTTTAATTTGTgctatggattctattttcgCTGAATTGGTTGCCAGAGTGACTCCAGAAAAACTAAATATTCGATCAGAATCGCCGGAATGGCTGGACTTGCACGACGAAAACATATTAAAACTCGTTGAATGTGATCCAATGGCTATTTATCTGCAGGAACCTAGAAAAGTTGTCGAAGTGCCATCCGACGGTTTTCAAGGGAAAAATATCCTAAAAGTTCAAAGGAAAATACCGGGACCTGGCTTTAATATGCAAAATGAGGATTTTGCTTTCTTTGGAAACAAACG GAACAAGCGCAAAATCGACCAATGCCTGGAAACCACAATTATCAGCAAGATCTATAAGTTACTTTAA
- the LOC108132636 gene encoding heparan sulfate 2-O-sulfotransferase pipe-like → MAKRRVEKEYAVVGTWEETNITLTVLEHYVPRYFSRAKTIFHMYQKSLANRNRNNRKPQVDDDVRAMVRRNLTHEYDFYYFCKQRLYKQYIALKRNELELFYNP, encoded by the exons ATGGCCAAACGTAGGGTTGAGAAGGAATATGCAGTTGTGGGAACTTGGGAGGAAACCAATATCACCCTCACTGTCTTAGAGCACTACGTACCGCGTTATTTTTCACGTGCCAAGACCATTTTTCACA TGTACCAAAAGAGCTTAGCGAATCGAAACCGAAACAATCGGAAGCCCCAGGTGGACGACGATGTCAGGGCCATGGTCAGACGCAATCTGACCCATGAATACGACTTTTACTATTTCTGCAAGCAGCGTCTGTATAAGCAGTACATAGCCCTTAAGCGGAATGAATTGGAACTATTTTATAACCCTTAA
- the LOC122322254 gene encoding heparan sulfate 2-O-sulfotransferase pipe-like, with product MQLIELMRQLGKVHNYDVEKDPQNGGVLPILEPAEESDIIENIASLEDGSAFASHVNFLNFTKHDQPRPIYINMVRDPVERVISWYYYIRAPWVFVPGRRRNNREMPNPKWVNTEFDQCVLSGEKVCTYIENSLLEHVGDHRRQTLFFCGHNEAKCTPFNGRLPLQIAKMNVEREYSVVGTWEHTNETLAVLEAYVPRYFADASKMYYSGLHSDVQNSNPMKPHIPQNIIDMLKNLNANRLNNTKDADIEVLFFNRAAKVGSESMLELFMALEQYNDDLTLERSGLHTKTYRQMDKKQRRQSAEYVADLEEGTMYIEHINWLDFDEFDLPKPIYINLVRDPVERVISWFFYARSSYKNAIEYRKKPDQKIRPESWYKKNFNECVRSGDPECQYVPHTFKDPVANFKRQSLFYCGHHDDCIPFNSPTAVQMAKEHVERDYAVVGSWEDTNVTLTVLERYIPRFFRGAKLMYEMHNNKITNRNKNKRKPYIEPEVKDMIRKNFTNEYDFYYFCKQRLYKQYLALNLKELEKHGLLN from the exons ATGCAACTCATTGAACTGATGAGGCAACTAGGAAAAGTCCACAACTACGATGTGGAGAAGGATCCTCAGAACGGAGGAGTCCTGCCCATCCTTGAGCCGGCTGAGGAAAGTGACAtaattgaaaacattgccaGCCTCGAGGACGGGTCAGCATTCGCCAGTCACGTCAACTTCCTTAACTTTACCAAACACGATCAGCCCAGACCCATTTACATCAACATGGTGCGGGATCCCGTCGAGCGGGTGATCAGTTGGTATTACTACATTCGGGCGCCGTGGGTCTTTGTGCCGGGAAGGAGGCGCAATAACCGGGAAATGCCCAATCCAAAGTGGGTCAACACCGAGTTCGATCAGTGTGTCTTGAGTGGCGAAAAAGTGTGCACCTACATCGAGAATTCGTTGCTGGAGCACGTGGGCGATCATCGCCGTCAGACCTTGTTCTTTTGTGGCCATAACGAGGCCAAATGCAC ACCCTTCAATGGCCGCTTGCCCCTGCAAATAGCCAAAATGAATGTGGAACGGGAGTACTCCGTGGTGGGCACTTGGGAGCACACTAACGAGACCCTGGCCGTTCTCGAGGCCTATGTCCCCCGGTATTTTGCAGATGCCTCTAAAATGTACTACT CGGGTCTGCACTCGGATGTCCAGAATTCTAATCCCATGAAGCCGCACATTCCTCAGAATATAATCGATATG CTGAAGAACCTCAATGCCAACCGTCTGAATAATACCAAAGACGCCGATATCGAGGTTCTGTTCTTCAATAGGGCCGCCAAAGTCGGAAGTGAATCAATGCTGGAGCTTTTCATGGCCCTGGAGCAATACAACGATGATCTGACCCTAGAAAGATCGGGTCTTCACACTAAAACTTACCGCCAAATGGACAAAAAACAAAGGCGCCAGTCAGCTGAGTATGTGGCGGATCTGGAAGAGGGCACTATGTACATAGAGCACATAAACTGGCTGGATTTCGACGAGTTCGACTTGCCCAAGCCCATTTACATTAATCTGGTTCGCGACCCAGTCGAGAGGGTCATCAGTTGGTTCTTCTATGCGAGAAGTTCCTACAAGAACGCCATCGAGTACAGGAAGAAGCCCGACCAGAAGATAAGGCCCGAATCGTGGTATAAGAAAAACTTCAACGAATGTGTGCGGAGTGGAGATCCCGAGTGCCAATATGTGCCTCATACCTTTAAAGATCCTGTTGCCAATTTCAAGAGGCAGTCCTTGTTCTATTGTGGTCATCATGATGATTGCAT ACCCTTTAATTCCCCAACTGCCGTGCAAATGGCCAAGGAGCACGTGGAAAGGGATTACGCAGTGGTGGGCAGTTGGGAAGATACCAACGTAACTCTCACGGTGTTAGAGCGTTATATTCCGCGATTCTTTCGCGGTGCCAAGCTGATGTATGAAA TGCACAATAACAAGATCACCAATCGCAACAAGAACAAACGCAAGCCGTATATTGAACCCGAGGTCAAGGATATGATTCGCAAGAATTTCACAAACGAATATGatttctattacttttgcaAGCAGCGTTTGTACAAACAGTATCTGGCCCTCAATCTGAAGGAGCTGGAGAAGCATGGTCTTTTAAATTAG